The Prinia subflava isolate CZ2003 ecotype Zambia chromosome 34, Cam_Psub_1.2, whole genome shotgun sequence DNA window GGGAGTTTGGGGGGCTTAAAGGGGTTTGGGGGGCTCTAGGGGGGGAATTGGGGTCGATTGGGGAGAATTTTGGGGGAGTTTTTCAGAGTCTGGGGAGCttttgggggaatttggggggattGTGGGGGGATTTtaggggggtttgggggatttggggtctcTGTCtcaccccctgccctccccagggacGTGCGGGACGAGGTGCTGGAGCACGGTGAGAGCCTGGAACCTTCCAGAACCCCCAGTGCCGTGTCCGTCTGTCCGTCTCTCAGTCCGTGCAGAGCTGACCTTGTCTCTCTGTTTGTCCATCCAGAGCTGAccctgtctgtctctctgtctgtctctttgtctgtctgtctgtccgtgcAGAGCTGAccgtgtctgtctgtctgtctgtctgtccgtgcAGAGCTGACCATGGCTGATgtttttgtctgtctgtctgtctgtctgtctgtcggTGCAGAGCTCACCGTGGCTGATgtttttgtctgtctgtctgtctgtctgtccgtgcAGAGCTGACCCTGTCTgatctctctgtctgtctgtctgtctgtccgtgcAGAGCTGACCGTGGCTGACCGGCGGCAGAAGCGCGAGATCcggcagctggagcaggagctgcaccgCTGGCAGGTGCTGGTGGACTCCATCACAGGTGGGCGTCCGTCTGTCCgtctgtccatccctctgtctgtccgtctgtccatctgtccatccctctgtctgtccgtctgtccgtctgtccgtctgtccacccctgtgcccatccctgtgtccgTCTGTCCATctttgtgtccctgtgtccgtgtctgtgcccagctctctgtccatccatctgtccctggtgtccctctgtccccccactgtccctgtgtccttctgtcccctcccactgtcccctgAGTGTCCTGagtgtccccctgtccctgtaTCTCCATTGTCCCTGtggtgtcccctcagtgtcccctgagcgtccccattgtcccctgagtgtccccattgtcccctctgtccccagggatgAGCTCCCCGGATTTCTACAGTCAGACCCTGGCCGTGctccccactgtccccattgtcccctcagtgtcccctctgtccctgtggtgtcccctcggtgtccccagtgtcccctgagtgtccccagtgtcccctcagtgtccccattgtcccctctgtccccagggatgAGCTCCCCGGATTTTGACAGTCAGACCCTGGCCGTgctccccactgtccccagtgtcccctcaatgtccccagtgtccctgtggtgtccccattgtccccattgtcccctcactgtcccctctgtccccagggatgAGCTCCCCGGATTTCGACAGTCAGACCCTGGCCGTGctccccactgtccccattgtcccctcggtgtcccctctgtccctgtggtgtccccacTGTCGCCATtgtcccctcactgtcccctctgtccccagggatgAGCTCCCCGGATTTCGACAGTCAGACTCTGGCCGTGCTGCGGGGCCGGATGGTTCGGTACCTGATGCGCTCCCGCGAGGTGCgaccccaaaaaccccccaaaatacccccaaaataccccaaaccaccccaaaacccactcCTACATACCCTAAATAACCCAAAACCATCCCCcccaatcccaaatcccccaaTTTCTCCCCCAAAAAtgtcccaaatcccccccaaacctcccccaaTCCCCCTTAAccttccccaaaaaaccccaaattcccaaatgtccccccccaaatccccccaaaaatccaaaaaacccaaaaagtcGCCCCTGAAAAAGCCCAAAACCTCCCCCAAAATGCCCAAATCCCCCTTCCCAAACcctaaaaatcccaaaaaaccccaaatccccctcaaaatccccaaaaccccTCAGATCACGCTGGGCAGAGCCACCAAGGACAACCAGATCGACGTGGACCTGGCACTGGAGGGGCCGGCCTGGAAAATCTCCCGCaagcagggtgggctggggggtctgggggtttttggggagaTTTGGGGCCTTttgggaggggtttgggggttttggggtttaattttttttttttggggggggcgGATTTGGGTTTTCTTGGGGGATTTTTAGGGGGTTgggggggggatttggggttttttggggtgggagaTTTTTGGGAATCCCCTGGAATTTTTGGGAATCCCCTGAAATCCCCTGAAATCCCCGGGATTTCCCCCCAGGAGTGATCAAGCTGAAGAACAACGGGGATTTCTTCATCGCCAACGAGGGCCGGCGGCCGATCTACATCGACGGGCGCCCGGTGCTGGGGGGCAACAAATGGAAACTCAGCAACAACTCCGTGGTGGAGGTGGGCTCAGGGGGCCtgggggggtcctggggggatttggggggtcctggaggggtttgggggggtttggggaaaGGGAagtggggaaggagctgtggaggatgaggaaaggaggaaggtttggggtttggggggattttggggagccCTGGTTTGGAACAGGTCTCTGATTTGAGGAGGGGTCCCCGATTTGAGGAGGGGTCCCCGATTTGAGGAGGGGTCTCTGATTTGAGGAGGGGTCTCCCATTTGAGGAAGggtctctccctctccccctcccccagatcgCCAGCCTGCGCTTTGTGTTCCTCATTAACCACGAGCTGATCGCGCTGATCCGCAACGAGGCCGCGCGCCTGGGCCAGCAGTGACAgaggggacacctgggacacacctggggacagctgggacacgCCTCGGACACACCTGGTCCAGCAgtgacagaggggacagctggggacacacctggggacacacctgagacacagctgggccagcagtgacagaggggacaggggggacaccTGAGACACCTGGGGGACACACCCAGGACTGGGACACGCcggggacagcagtgacagaggggacacacctggggacacaccgGTGACACCAGTTTGGAACTGGGAACATCCCAGAGACAGCAGAAATTCCCGGTTCAGAACTGGgaccctcccagtgctcccagttcagcccagccccatccagggATGAATTTCCCTGGAATTGCCCCAAATTCCCCTCCCCCATCCcagaattttgggatttttgtccCTCCCCCAAGAAATTCCCGATTTTTAAAGCTCCAAAGTTTTTATTGGATTTGTTCTCGAGTTTTCCTTcattaaagggggaaaaaattcccaaaaaaaaacaaactcgGAAAAaagatggggggaaaaaaaggaacagaaaaatggaggaatttctcctgaaatgtcccaaaaattcccaaaaattcctGGAAATTTGGGGCTGGGgttggggggagggggagagaaaaTTCCTGAAATAAATTCCAGAGAAAATCCAAAAATCCTGGAGTGTTcgggggggggggagaggagggagggacgCCCCGAATTCCACGGGGGAATCCCAAATTCCAAAGGgaaaattcccaaaatcccaatgGGAACATTCCCAAAATTTGGGGGGGGACACACAGAAGTGACACCCCAAATTCCAAAGggaaaattcccaaattccaggGGGAACATTCCCGGATTTCAggggaccccaaatcccaaatttccccccaaaattcccgaatttccccccaaattcccaaatttccctCCCCGTTCCCCTCCCGTCCCTTCCCTCGCTGCCAGCGCGAGGCCGGGGCGGAGATTTTGGGAATTGGGGGGGAAAATCCCGGGATTGGGACAAAAGCAAAGCCCGAAAATCCCGGTGGGAAAAAGTCGGGAAGAGGGGggggggaaaaacagggaaaaaagagggggaaaaatgggggaaaaaaacaggaaaaaagaggggggaaattagggaaaaaaaggaaaaaaccatgGAAAAGAGCAGAGAGTGGCCCGGGGGCGGGGAAGGTCCCGGGTCAGGAATTGGCGCCCTCGGGGCGGCTCCTCCGGGCCCTCCCCGGCCCCTCCCGGCGGCTCCGGGCGCCCCTGGGGGCCGGCGGGGGCTGCGGGTTCTTGGGAATTTCGGCGGTTTTGGGAATTTCGGGGTTTTTGGGAATTCCCGGAGGGTGCTggggggaggggcggggctGAGGCGGCTTCCGGCTCCTTGGGGGGGGCTgcgggaaaaggggaaaaactgaaattccaaatcctgaaaccccaaatccctgaaATCCCAAAATGCtcacatcccaaatcccaaatcccgatcccgatcccgccATTCCAGACCCGGccgggagctgcccctgccccccaGTCCCATTCCCAGAAATCCCAACCCCGATCCCGATGTTcagggaaggagcccctgaATCCCAACATTCCCAAGATTCCTGATCCCAAAACCTTCATCCCAACATTCCCAACATTCCCAGTCCCAAACCCCGGATCCCAACATTCCCAATCCTGTCCCCAACCCTGATCCCATCCCCCCGACcccatcccggaattcccgGAATTCCCAATCCCCATTCCCGGAATTCCCGATCCCCATTCCCgatccctccctgctcccagccccacctgtGGCTCCGCTGGGGCCGCGCTGCCCTCGGGGGGTCCCGGGAATTCCGGGGGCGCTCCCGGGGGCGCTCCCGGAGCCGATCCTGGTGGGAATTCCGGGGGGGATCCCGAGGATGATCCCGGTGGGAATTCTGTGGTTGATCCCAGGGATGATCCCGGGGCCGATCCCGATCCCGCGGGGCCGGAGCTGCAGCGGGAGCGGCTGGAATAGCTGGGCCGGGGGTGGGAAACTGCAGAGAGAGACTGGGAATGACTGGGACAGACTGGGAATGGCACTGGGACAGACTGGGACAGACTGGGACAGACTGGGATTGATGTTCCCCCCTGGATTTCCCCTGTGTTTTCCCGGGATATTCCCATGGATTTCCCCTGTGTTTTCCCGGGAtattccctgtgttttcctgggatATTCCCGCTGTTTTCCCGGGATGTTCCCCCCTggatttctccctctcccaccttGCCCGAAGCTCCCGATGCTGCCCCTCAGCGCCTCCAGGTCGCAGCCGaagcgcccggcccggcccagctcCTCATCGAACTTGCGCTCGCTGACAAAGTGCTGGGAATAAAAACGGGAATAAAaacgggaatgggaacgggaataAAAACGGGAATAACCGGAAAaacgggaatgggaacgggaatggggaaaatgggaacaACAATGGGAACAGGGACATAGGAATTCcatgggaatggggcagggaacaACAGGAATTCTCACTGGGAATGGGATagggaaaaccaggaatttCCACCTGGGAACAGGgtggggggaaatgggaattcccactgggaatgaacagagaaaaatgggaattctcATAGGGAATGGAccagggaaaaatgggaatggaCAGTGGCATTggagcaggaattccctggattttggtgcaggaattccctggattttggagcaggaattccctgggtttttgggcaggaattcccgGAATTCCGGGCTCACCTTGATGTCGgccctcagctccagcagctgctcctccgACATGGCCGGAGCCGCCTCCGTCAGCTCCCGCAGCGCCtcggcccggcgctgccgcagggagagcagctccactgggaaaaatgggataaaaatgggaataaacaCCGGGAAAACGGGATAAAACACCGGGAAAATGGGATAAAACAATGGGAATAAACACCGGGAAAATGGGATAAAACACCGGGAAAATGGGATAAAACAATGGGAATAAACACCGGGAAAATGGGATAAAACAATGGGAATAAACACCGGGGGTTACAGCCCGGCGCTGCcgcagggagaggagctccaCTGGGAATAAATGGGATAAATGGGAATAAACACcgggaaaatgggaataaacaCCGGGAAAATGGGATAAAACACCGGGAAAATGGGATAAAACACCGGGAAAATGGGATAAAACAATGGGAATAAACACCGGGAGTTACAGCCCGGCACTGCCTCCATCAGCTCCCGGAGAGCCTCGGCcgcagggacagcagctccactgggaaaatgggaataaacaatgggaaaaatcaacgggaaaaatgggaaaaatcaTCGGGAATTCCAGCCTGGCGCTGCTGCAAGGACAGCAGCTCCACTGGGAATAAACAGGAATaaatatggagaaaaatgggaataaatatCGGGAATTCCAGCCCCGGGCTGCCGCAGACAGAGCAGCTCCACTGGGGATAAATGGGATAAAACAGagggaatttgggaaaaaacaTCGGGAATTGGGGAAAAACCCCAGGaattacagaaaaaaccccGGGATTTAGGGAATTCCACacaggaaatggggaaaaatctgggattttgggaatttcatgcagggaatggggaaaaatcctggaatttggggaattctcctcccaccctcccaggaatttggggaattccctgcccagccccagaattttgggaattttttctcctcacttGCTTCCGCCTTGACTTTGTCCATCTCTGCCAGCAGAGCAACCTCGCGATCCATGAGGCTGGAatggggaaaaagagggaaaaagtgggaaaaacgggaaaaaaactgggaaaagggaggaaaaactgggaaaaccggggaaaaaacaaggcaaaagGAGGAGGTTTAGGGCTGGAAAAATCCGGGAAAAGCGGGGGGAGTGGCCAGCAGGGGGCGCCGGGAACCGCGGGAAAATCGGGAATTGGGGCTGGAGAAGGAATTTGTGTCCCCAATCCCataaaaatcccacaaaattcccccaaatttccttttttcccaggAGTGAAAAATCCTCcgggaattccattccaggaTTTTCCAATCCcaaaaaattcccccaaaaattcccttttcccatccCAGGTGGCTCCTGCTCATCCCAAACCTCCcggaattcccaattcccaaatcccaaattcccagatACTCGAATTCCcagaatttgggaatttggggaattcCCGGATCAGCTCTGGAGCTTGACCCTGGCCAGGGAATTCTCCATCCCAAACCCccagaattcccattttccccatttttcccgTTTTTCCGGGTGTACCAGCTCTGGATCTCTCCGAATGCCAGCTTCACCCTGCGCAGGGAATTCTCCaaccccaaaaattcccaaaaatcccccaaaattcccaaaaatctCCAAATCCTGACTCCCAGACCCCccagaattcccatttttcctgttttttcccgTTTTTCCGGGTGTACCAGCTCTGGATCTCTCCGAATGCCAGCTTCACCCTGCGCAGGGaattctccagctcctcccgcAGCAGCGCCCGGAACCGCGCCAGGGCCACGGAGCAGCGCTGCAGATCCTTCAGGGACTTCTCCAGCCCCGAGCCTGCGggaaattccagctgggaaCGCATCCCAGACTTTTCCAGGAGTTTTCCccacttttcccattttttcccgattttttcctgatttttttctgattttttttctgatttttttgcagtttcccccatttttctcgatttttttcttggtttttccggatttttttctctgatttttccatttttccaccCCAAATTCCCGATTTCCCTCCcgaattcccattttttcccccatttttcccttttctcaccCGTTTTTCTCCCTCCAGGGGAGCCGGGACTGCTCCGGAGGCTCCGCGGGGGCTGGGACGGGGCTGGAGAGGCCGGAAAATCgggaaaattgggaaaatcCCGAATTCcatctcccagggctgctgggaaaggcaaaaTTCCCATCGGGAACTCCGGGAAAATCCGGGAATACCCCAATTtctcctcaaaaaaaccccaggagaGCTCCAAAATCCCAAGgaatccccaaaaaatccacaagGAATCCCCCAAATTCCCGGATttcccacccccacccccccccaaaTTCCCGGATttttcccagaattcccagaatttcccccccaaattccctttttttccccccaaaattcccagatCTTCCCTAAATCCTGGATTTTTCCCCCAAGAACTCCCAAATTttctcccccaaatcccctttttttcccggaattccttttttttttccccccaaatcccattttttcccccagaaaccCCAGATTTCCCCCCAGATCCccattttttcctggaattcccgGGTGTTTcccagatttctcccagattcTCCCAGATTTTTTCCTGGACTTTCCTGGatttttcccttattttcctGGATTTCTCCCGGAATTCCCgaattttcctgcatttttcccaaaattcccagatTTTCCTGGGATTTGCCCAGACTTTTCCCAGATTTCTCCTGGattttcccagatttttcccagatttttccctggattttcccattttctcccagattttccctggatttttcctggaattcccgGATTTTCCCCAGATTTTTCCCGGATTTCCCCGGAATTCCCGGATTTTCCcgtttttttcccattttttcccaccTGCCCCCCCCTCGGGGCCGTCGCTCAGCGACTCCAGGGACCCGGGGCCGTTGCCATGGAAACCGTTGAGGGCTGTTCCGGAATTTTCCGCCTTTTCCCAATTTTCCCCCTCCCGGGGTTTCCctgcgggggcggggccgggggcggccttgggcttcttcttcttgttctgggaatgggaaaaagtggggaaaaatgggaatgaaCTGGGGAAAACTTGGGGAAAACTCCAGTTTTAATTGGGAAAATaccaggggaaaatggggaaaaaatctggGGAGAATTAGGGAAAAGCTGAGGAAAGACTGGGGAGAACTAGGAAttaactggggaaaaaattgcGGAAAATTCGGGGAaaaactgggggaaaaagggaaaaaatttgggaaaaattcGGGAAAATCAGGgcaaaattggggaaaaaatgggtgAAAACATGGGGAGAATTGGtaaaaaaattggggaaaattggggaaaattgggggaaaatttgagaaaaattgggggaaaatttggggaaaatcTGGGGAAAATATTGgagaaaaattggaaaaaatctacattttatttgcgaaaaaaaatgggaaaattttggggaaaattgGGAATGAATTGgggaaaaatagggaaaattcGGGTTTTAACtgggaaaaatggagaaagattggggaaaaaaaaagaaaaaagaattggGAAGAAATTGGGGGacaatccagattttttttggaatttttgggaatGACCTTTTTTTTGCCAGTCACCGTCCATTCCTTGAGCACCTCGCTGGCATTCCCTGGAAAAGAGTGGGAAAAATTGggaatgagggggaaaaaggagaattCCCCAAACTCCAGCCCAAATCCTCTCcaatccccaaaattcccagatTCCCCCCCAAATTCCTCAATTTTTCCCCTgaattcccagatttttccTCAAATTCCATCCCCAATCCCAGATatttcccccaaatcccaattttttcctcaaatccctggattttttcccccaaatttttccaattttttccccaaattcgCACActtttcccccaaatcccatcctcaGTTCCAGATATTTCCCCCAAATTCCGGTTTTTTCTGCCCAAATTCttggaattttttccccctgatcCCCGGATTTCCTCCCTGGAATCCCCTGGAACATTCCGGAACCTTCCACGAAGGCGCGCACGGCGCTGTCGACGGCGTTGTCgaagtgctgcagcaccagcaagaccccaaaattcccaaaattccccaaatccctTCCCAGATCCCCAAATTTCCTTCCCAGGATCCCCGGAATCCCCTGGAATTCCGGGATTTTTCCGGAACCTTCCACGAAGGCGCGCACGGCGCTGTCGACGGCGTTGTCGAAGTGTTGCAGCACCAGCAcgaccccaaaattcccaaaattcccaaatttcctTCCCAGATCCCTTCCCAGATCCCCAAATTTCCTTCCCAGGATCCCAGGAatcccctggaattccctggatCATTCTGGAACCTTCCACGAAGGCGCGCACGGCGCTGTCGACGGCGTTGTCgaagtgctgcagcaccagcacgaTCTCGGTGTTGCTGCGGTTGGGAACCACCGCCCGCACGGCCTGGacctgggacagcagggaaaaaccgggaaaatccatggaaaacatgggaaaaaaccatggaaaaatCCATGGGAAATAGATGGGAAATAGATGGGGAAACATGGAAAAATTCacaggaaatggggaaaatccatggaaaatccatggaaaacTCTGGGGAATTGGGAGCTCGTGGAGAAATGGGAATTGTTGGGACTTGCTGGGGGGAATTTGGGAATGTTTGGGAATTCGGGAATTGTTTGGAATGGTTGGGAATGGTTGGGAATTGCTGGGAATTGtcaggaatttgggaatttgggaatttttgggcaccttctccctcaTGTTCTCGGCGCCGCCCTGCGCCCGCACAGCCCCGGAGCGAACGTCGAACACGAATCCCGAGGGATCTGCGGGAAAACCCCgggaattccctgggaatgCAGGCCCGGAaccacagcactgcccaaaCCCCCATCCTGAGCCCGAAAATTCCCATCCTGAGCCCGGAATTCCCATCCTGAGCCCGGAATTCCCATCCTGAGCCTGGAATTCCCATCCTGAGCCCGGAATTCCCATCCTGAGCCCGGAATTCCCATCCTGAGCCCGGAATTCCTGCCCTAAACCCAAAACTTCTCACCACAATCAAGAAATTCCCACATCAATCCCGAAATTCCCACGTGAATCCCAAAATTCTCACCCCAATCCCAAAAATTCCCACCCCAGTCCTGAAATTTCCACCCTAATCCCCAAAATTCCAGCCCCAGGAAGCTCCAATCCCCAAATTTCAGGGGTTTTCTCCAGATTTCCCAAGTTTTCCCCCAAAAATTCCCACATTTCTCCCCCAAATCCttcattttcccccaaaaaattcccatttttcccctcccacCACGCCCAATCCCGATTTTTTTTCGGGATCCCCCTCCAGGCTCCATCTGGCCGAGCAAATGGGAAAATTATCCCGGAAAATCCCTGGATCTGCCCTCGGGGAGAGCGCCCGGAATTGCCTCTCAATAATTAATTAAAGGCAAATAAAGATTAATGAGGCCCCTCCCCCCCGGCCAAACACCCTCTGGAATTAACATTCCATGGAaatcctccccatcccacaaaaaaaacaggaaaaggggCTCAGAAAAACGGGAAAATCCACGGAAAAACCGGGAAAAGAGCCCGGGAATTTTGGGGTgaaaaatggggattttggggtcgGGTTCTGGCCTTGAATTCCggatttttggggggaattttggCTTAAAATTGTGGAATTTTTAGGGAATTGGGGAGTTTGGAGGGGGTGatcccaaaaaaaaacccctgggaTGGAAAGGGGAATTCCCACTTTTCCTGGgatccccaaaaatccccattttGGGCCTTTTCCGCCTcgtttttcctcatcttttggggttttttcccattttttccctctttttccctccctgaCAGACCCAAGGAattcccagaatcccaggaaaattcccaaaattcccagaaaaCCCTTCCCCACTTcatttcccccttttctccctcattttctccctttttcccattttccccattttttccctccttttttcccattttcccctcatttttcccaatttttctccccctttttttcccaattttctcattttcccccccatttttcccaatattcctgatttttccctcattttttccctttcccccc harbors:
- the MCRS1 gene encoding microspherule protein 1 isoform X2, coding for MRQLHPEAVAAIQSKVLFSKAEEQLLTRVPSSPVPSLDTFQELLQRHPAVFYPARTPKALQLHWQLLRQYHLLQDQTVQPLPKGDQVLNFSDAEELLDDGKLRDVRDEVLEHELTVADRRQKREIRQLEQELHRWQVLVDSITGMSSPDFDSQTLAVLRGRMVRYLMRSREITLGRATKDNQIDVDLALEGPAWKISRKQGVIKLKNNGDFFIANEGRRPIYIDGRPVLGGNKWKLSNNSVVEIASLRFVFLINHELIALIRNEAARLGQQ
- the SPATS2 gene encoding spermatogenesis-associated serine-rich protein 2 isoform X2, with product MSRKQQPKDPSGFVFDVRSGAVRAQGGAENMREKVQAVRAVVPNRSNTEIVLVLQHFDNAVDSAVRAFVEGNASEVLKEWTVTGKKKNKKKKPKAAPGPAPAGKPREGENWEKAENSGTALNGFHGNGPGSLESLSDGPEGGAAPSQPPRSLRSSPGSPGGRKTGSGLEKSLKDLQRCSVALARFRALLREELENSLRRVKLAFGEIQSCLMDREVALLAEMDKVKAEAMELLSLRQRRAEALRELTEAAPAMSEEQLLELRADIKHFVSERKFDEELGRAGRFGCDLEALRGSIGSFGQVSHPRPSYSSRSRCSSGPAGSGSAPGSSLGSTTEFPPGSSSGSPPEFPPGSAPGAPPGAPPEFPGPPEGSAAPAEPQPPPRSRKPPQPRPSPQHPPGIPKNPEIPKTAEIPKNPQPPPAPRGARSRREGPGRARRSRPEGANS
- the SPATS2 gene encoding spermatogenesis-associated serine-rich protein 2 isoform X1, which gives rise to MSRKQQPKDPSGFVFDVRSGAVRAQGGAENMREKVQAVRAVVPNRSNTEIVLVLQHFDNAVDSAVRAFVEGNASEVLKEWTVTGKKKNKKKKPKAAPGPAPAGKPREGENWEKAENSGTALNGFHGNGPGSLESLSDGPEGGAAALGDGIRDFPNFPDFPASPAPSQPPRSLRSSPGSPGGRKTGSGLEKSLKDLQRCSVALARFRALLREELENSLRRVKLAFGEIQSCLMDREVALLAEMDKVKAEAMELLSLRQRRAEALRELTEAAPAMSEEQLLELRADIKHFVSERKFDEELGRAGRFGCDLEALRGSIGSFGQVSHPRPSYSSRSRCSSGPAGSGSAPGSSLGSTTEFPPGSSSGSPPEFPPGSAPGAPPGAPPEFPGPPEGSAAPAEPQPPPRSRKPPQPRPSPQHPPGIPKNPEIPKTAEIPKNPQPPPAPRGARSRREGPGRARRSRPEGANS